One genomic region from Polynucleobacter sp. MWH-P3-07-1 encodes:
- the ahpC gene encoding alkyl hydroperoxide reductase subunit C gives MSIINTQVQPFKTEAFHNGKFVTVSDESIKGKWSVFIFMPAAFTFNCPTEIEDAADSYAEFQKMGAEVYIITTDTHFSHKVWHETSPAVGKAKFPLVGDPTHTLTNAFGVHIPEAGLALRGTFIINPEGIIKTAEIHSNEIARDVSETVRKLKAAQYTAAHPGEVCPAKWKEGAATLTPSLDLVGKI, from the coding sequence ATGTCCATTATTAATACCCAAGTTCAGCCATTTAAGACTGAAGCTTTCCACAACGGTAAGTTCGTTACCGTTTCTGATGAGAGCATCAAAGGCAAGTGGTCTGTATTCATTTTTATGCCAGCTGCTTTTACTTTCAATTGCCCTACTGAAATTGAAGATGCTGCTGATAGCTATGCTGAATTCCAAAAAATGGGTGCCGAAGTTTATATCATCACTACTGATACCCATTTCTCACACAAAGTGTGGCACGAGACTTCACCTGCAGTAGGTAAAGCCAAGTTCCCATTGGTTGGTGACCCAACCCATACTTTGACCAATGCATTTGGCGTACACATTCCAGAAGCTGGTCTAGCATTGCGTGGCACCTTCATCATCAATCCAGAAGGCATCATCAAAACTGCAGAAATTCACTCTAACGAAATCGCTCGCGATGTTTCCGAGACAGTACGTAAGTTGAAAGCTGCTCAGTACACCGCTGCTCACCCAGGTGAAGTTTGCCCAGCGAAATGGAAAGAAGGCGCAGCAACCTTGACACCATCTTTGGATCTCGTAGGCAAGATCTAA
- a CDS encoding Dps family protein, which produces MSTKIDIGIDEKDRKAIAEGLSKLLADSYTLYLMTHNFHWNVTGPMFNTLHLMFMGQYTEQWAALDLIAERIRALGEPAPATYQEYSKLTSIEEVSGVPKAMEMVKLLVKAQEATSKTARKLFPLVEKAGDQPTADLLTQRQNIHEKTAWMLRSLLQD; this is translated from the coding sequence ATGAGCACAAAAATTGATATTGGTATTGATGAGAAAGATCGCAAAGCGATTGCTGAGGGTCTATCAAAACTGTTAGCCGATAGCTATACCCTCTATCTCATGACACACAACTTTCACTGGAATGTGACCGGGCCGATGTTCAATACCTTGCATTTAATGTTCATGGGGCAGTACACCGAGCAGTGGGCTGCATTGGATCTCATCGCTGAGCGTATCCGGGCATTGGGTGAGCCTGCTCCAGCAACCTATCAGGAATACAGCAAGCTGACATCTATTGAAGAGGTCTCTGGGGTACCCAAGGCCATGGAAATGGTCAAACTTCTGGTCAAGGCTCAGGAAGCGACCTCTAAAACAGCCCGTAAGCTCTTTCCCTTAGTCGAAAAAGCCGGCGATCAGCCCACCGCAGACTTGCTAACTCAGCGCCAGAACATCCATGAGAAAACGGCTTGGATGCTCAGAAGTCTGCTGCAAGACTAA
- a CDS encoding translational machinery protein, giving the protein MSANHVVIWVDHREAHILYFDASLNQMIKTDGAHPHLHHKANEIGSGNAPEEHAFFHQVISAVKDAHEILIVGPGSAKNELQKHAVAHDPAIAQKIVGVETVDHPTDGQVLNFAKQFFHKVDQLRGI; this is encoded by the coding sequence ATGTCAGCAAATCACGTCGTCATTTGGGTGGACCATAGAGAAGCCCATATCTTGTACTTTGATGCGAGTTTGAATCAAATGATTAAAACTGATGGCGCTCACCCCCATCTGCATCACAAGGCTAACGAAATCGGTAGCGGTAATGCTCCTGAAGAGCATGCCTTCTTCCATCAAGTGATTAGCGCAGTAAAAGACGCGCATGAAATTTTGATTGTCGGTCCAGGCTCAGCTAAGAATGAATTACAAAAACATGCAGTAGCGCACGATCCTGCGATTGCTCAGAAAATTGTCGGTGTTGAAACAGTAGATCACCCAACCGATGGTCAGGTATTGAATTTTGCTAAGCAGTTTTTTCACAAGGTCGACCAATTACGGGGCATCTAG
- a CDS encoding NAD(P)H-dependent oxidoreductase, which translates to MSLIEKLQWRYATKKMDASKVVPQEKLDHILEAIRLTASSSGLQPYEIIVITNPEIRSKIRAISNDQSQVTDCSHLLVFAAWDNYTADRINQAFDMTEEIRNLKTESGTAYRQMLLKNYPTRDPEVNFTHTAKQAYIGLGTALIAAAYEEVDSTPMEGFDAKALDAILNLQAQGLRSVVMLPLGYRKTDEDWLVKLQKVRRTKDHFIRWMK; encoded by the coding sequence ATGAGTCTGATTGAGAAATTACAGTGGCGCTATGCCACTAAGAAGATGGATGCAAGCAAAGTGGTTCCTCAAGAGAAGCTGGATCACATTCTAGAAGCGATTCGCTTGACTGCGAGCTCAAGTGGCCTGCAGCCCTACGAAATCATCGTGATTACTAACCCAGAGATCCGCAGCAAAATTAGAGCGATCTCCAATGACCAATCCCAAGTGACTGACTGCTCTCATTTATTAGTCTTTGCCGCATGGGATAACTACACAGCAGATCGCATCAATCAGGCATTCGATATGACTGAAGAGATTCGCAATCTGAAAACGGAATCCGGTACTGCTTATCGCCAGATGCTCCTGAAGAATTACCCAACCAGAGATCCAGAAGTCAATTTCACGCATACCGCCAAGCAAGCTTATATTGGTTTGGGTACTGCTTTAATTGCGGCAGCCTATGAAGAAGTCGACAGCACGCCTATGGAGGGCTTTGATGCCAAGGCGCTAGATGCCATTTTGAATCTCCAGGCCCAAGGCTTACGCAGCGTCGTAATGCTGCCTTTGGGTTATCGCAAGACTGATGAAGATTGGTTGGTCAAACTCCAAAAAGTGAGACGTACTAAGGATCACTTTATCCGCTGGATGAAGTAA
- a CDS encoding molybdopterin-dependent oxidoreductase: MNSENFTNRRKVITTALAGGASSLLPSWALGADRTNLPIAYGERELMAFPEKKPMIVLTSRPPQLETPFQYYDNHVITPNDEFFVRYHMAGIPTSIDPATYKLSISGNVEKPLEISLESLKKNFPSQRIVAVNQCSGNSRGLFEPRVNGGQLGNGAMGNAAWVGVSLKDILKAANPGRGAKQVTFNGLDQPVLPSDSDFVKGLDIDHAMDGNVMVAYQMNGTDIPFLNGYPIKLIVPGYYGTYWVKHLSEIKVVDDVYNGYWMNPAYRIPDNDCNCVEPGTAPSKTIPINQFTIRSFITNFTDSSVVTVGKPIQARGIAFDAGYGIKKVLFSQDNGQSWTEARLGQDLGRFSFREWRTEFTPKQKGTLNLRVRAFNHAGQIQPMTASWMPAGYMRNVVETVKVTAV; this comes from the coding sequence ATGAATTCAGAAAACTTTACCAATAGACGTAAAGTCATTACAACTGCCTTAGCTGGTGGGGCTAGCTCTTTATTACCATCTTGGGCTTTGGGCGCCGATAGAACGAATTTGCCAATTGCCTATGGCGAGCGCGAACTCATGGCATTTCCTGAGAAGAAGCCCATGATTGTGCTGACTTCTCGCCCCCCTCAACTAGAGACCCCATTTCAGTATTATGACAATCATGTCATTACGCCAAATGATGAATTCTTTGTGCGCTATCACATGGCTGGTATTCCAACTTCGATTGACCCTGCAACATATAAATTAAGTATCAGTGGCAATGTTGAGAAGCCCTTAGAGATTTCTCTGGAAAGTCTGAAGAAGAATTTTCCTTCCCAAAGAATCGTTGCAGTAAATCAGTGCTCGGGTAATAGTCGCGGTTTATTTGAGCCTAGAGTCAATGGTGGACAGTTAGGTAATGGTGCGATGGGAAATGCCGCATGGGTTGGCGTTTCCTTAAAAGACATTCTCAAGGCCGCCAATCCTGGTCGAGGTGCCAAGCAGGTGACATTTAATGGCTTAGACCAACCTGTTCTCCCAAGTGATTCTGATTTTGTCAAAGGTCTTGATATTGATCACGCCATGGATGGCAATGTGATGGTTGCCTACCAAATGAATGGCACTGATATTCCATTCTTAAATGGTTATCCAATCAAGTTGATTGTCCCTGGTTACTATGGCACCTATTGGGTGAAGCATCTCAGCGAAATTAAAGTAGTTGATGATGTCTATAACGGATACTGGATGAATCCAGCGTATCGAATTCCGGACAATGACTGCAATTGTGTTGAGCCTGGTACAGCACCTTCGAAAACTATTCCCATTAATCAATTCACAATCCGTTCTTTCATTACCAACTTTACGGATAGCAGCGTAGTGACTGTAGGCAAACCCATTCAGGCTCGAGGGATTGCTTTTGATGCGGGTTATGGCATTAAGAAGGTATTGTTCTCACAAGATAACGGCCAAAGCTGGACTGAGGCCAGATTGGGCCAAGATCTGGGACGTTTCTCCTTTAGAGAATGGCGTACTGAATTCACGCCCAAACAGAAAGGCACGCTGAATTTGAGGGTGAGGGCATTTAACCATGCTGGACAAATCCAACCGATGACTGCTTCGTGGATGCCTGCTGGATATATGCGAAATGTGGTCGAAACTGTCAAAGTTACAGCAGTTTAA
- a CDS encoding cytochrome c, class I has product MKKMILLLALFAITSMAQAKTIELPSDTVLWRPSDLPGYELTLQKCSTCHSAHYAEYQPPNTGPGYWNAQVLRMKNVFKAPITDEEVPVIVDYLNKTYGANRK; this is encoded by the coding sequence ATGAAAAAAATGATTTTGCTTCTCGCCCTCTTCGCAATCACATCAATGGCTCAGGCTAAAACAATTGAGCTGCCATCCGATACGGTGTTATGGAGGCCGTCTGATTTGCCTGGCTATGAGTTGACTTTGCAGAAATGTTCTACCTGTCATTCAGCTCACTATGCCGAATATCAGCCGCCCAACACAGGACCGGGGTATTGGAATGCTCAGGTCTTGAGAATGAAGAATGTGTTCAAGGCACCCATTACCGATGAAGAAGTGCCAGTCATTGTGGATTATCTGAATAAGACTTATGGCGCCAATAGGAAGTAA
- a CDS encoding CHRD domain-containing protein → MNINQTMLKALFGACIGLAALAASAQSMNVTLNGSQEVPPVMTSASGVAAITVGPDGSVSGTITTTGIEGTMAHIHEAPMGQNGPVIVPFTKTADNIWSAPAGAKFTDAQLQSLKSGNLYLNVHSATNKAGEIRGQLKP, encoded by the coding sequence TTGAATATTAATCAAACAATGCTGAAAGCGTTATTTGGAGCATGTATTGGCCTAGCCGCATTAGCGGCATCAGCGCAATCCATGAATGTCACTCTCAATGGGTCACAAGAAGTGCCACCTGTCATGACCTCGGCTTCTGGAGTTGCTGCCATTACCGTTGGTCCTGATGGCTCAGTCAGCGGTACGATCACCACGACTGGCATCGAGGGCACAATGGCGCATATCCATGAAGCGCCAATGGGTCAAAATGGACCGGTCATTGTGCCGTTCACAAAGACGGCAGACAATATTTGGTCTGCTCCTGCTGGCGCTAAATTCACTGACGCACAACTTCAAAGCCTCAAGAGCGGTAATCTTTATCTGAACGTTCATAGCGCGACTAATAAAGCAGGGGAAATCAGGGGGCAACTAAAACCCTAA
- a CDS encoding Rrf2 family transcriptional regulator, whose translation MIIKINKAARKSIDTLIDIAAHSSLMQPVQASEISKRLQISKSRLEVFLANLKSAGLVLSVKGRGGGYLLAEKLETLSIDDFMQRLKNLNYGKSKISELANDVLLNIEKYIQECLARVSFEASIQKAVPDFNEITEAPKLQKIAVGKQSRTRQSKPKAQAIGIPLVRHAEPEVRGPNSVFSFGQYLLNDH comes from the coding sequence GTGATTATCAAAATAAACAAAGCTGCCCGTAAGTCAATCGACACTCTGATCGATATTGCCGCACACTCATCGCTAATGCAACCGGTGCAGGCAAGTGAAATTAGTAAAAGACTGCAAATTTCTAAAAGTCGTCTCGAGGTCTTCCTTGCGAACCTAAAGTCTGCTGGTTTGGTTCTATCGGTAAAAGGTCGGGGAGGGGGTTACCTGCTCGCAGAAAAGCTTGAAACGCTTTCCATCGATGATTTCATGCAAAGACTGAAAAATCTTAATTATGGGAAGTCAAAGATATCTGAGCTCGCAAATGATGTTTTATTGAACATTGAAAAATATATTCAGGAATGTTTGGCCAGAGTATCTTTCGAGGCCTCTATTCAAAAAGCAGTGCCAGACTTTAACGAAATTACCGAGGCTCCAAAGTTACAAAAGATAGCAGTCGGAAAGCAGAGCAGAACACGCCAATCCAAGCCTAAAGCTCAAGCAATTGGCATTCCCTTAGTGCGTCATGCTGAACCTGAAGTTAGGGGGCCAAACTCTGTCTTTAGTTTTGGTCAATACTTGTTGAATGATCATTGA